The Rhizobiaceae bacterium genome contains the following window.
GCCTCGCTTACTGGCCGTTTCCTCCCGACGATATATCGATCGAAAAATTCAAGGCGTCCGCGGACTGGCTGGTCGAGAACGCGCGGGTCGGCGACAGAGGCCTCGCCCATTTATTCTACAATTTTGATTGGCCCTATCAATTTTATCCGGATGGCAAGCTGAAAGCGCCGTGGTGGTCAGGTCTGACGGATGCCTACGCTACAACGCTCCTGCTGCGCGCCTGGGACTGTTTTGGTGACCGAAAATATCTGGATACGGCCAAGCGGCTTTACGAAAGTGCGATTGCGCCCATTTCGACCGGCGGCAGCCTGTCGTTGCTCAATGGCGCGCCCTGGATCGATGAGTACGTGGACCCTCGAATGCCGCCGGAAGAATTGTCCAAAGTGCTGAACGGCATGATCTACTCATATCACGCGATACGAGGCTATGAAGCCTTTGCGGGCACCGGAAAGATGTCCTCGGCGCTGCGCACCTCGATCTACATGAATCTCAGATTATACGACATGGGATACTGGTCGCGATACGATGCCCTGGGCTCGATTGCGAACATCAAGTATCACGCCATTCAGACCGCGCTGATCGAGGACAGGCGGTTGAACGATGGAACGCTCGACGGACTGGCGATCCGGTGGAAGATCGGGCGGGCGTTCCCCGTCCTGTTCTATACGATGTTTGGTCCACCTTCGGTTTCGAAGGTGCAGTTTGTCATGACGCTCGTCGCAATGTTCCTCGCCCTGTTTGCGACAATGCTTCTGCTGCTCGACCGGGCATTGAAGCCACAAACGGTATGAAGCAAATGAGCGGGGCGCGAGCGACTTCAATTCTTGCGACCCTTTGCCTCGCGCTGGCGTTCGCGGTCGGCCAGGAACGAAGTTGCGACGCGTTTATAAACGTTCCCGGATACGACCGATGCACCATTCCACCTCAGTCCGAATCGCTGTTCTTCCTTGTCATGGCGGTGCTCCCTTCCTTCTTCCTGCCCCTTAGAGAGCAGGTGTCGACCGCGCTAATCTGGATCGTATATTATCTGCACGTATTCGGAACGATTGCCTCGGCGCCATATTTTTCGAGCAATCTCTATCCTTATGTTTCCTTTGCCGCACTAGTGGCCGTTTCCTTCACGGGGCTCTCGATGCTCGCATCGAGAGCGAACATTTCCATGCCGATCCTACCGATCTCGCGGGAGACGTTCAACAAAGTCTACATTGGGACTATCACCCTGTTCTTTCTCTATATCAGCGTGCGATTTCCGGTCTCGTTCAACCTCGTGTCGATCTACGATGTCTACGAAGTCCGGAAATTGTTCGTGGAATCGATCGGCAGGTCTACGAGCAAGATAGATACATATATGTTTCTTATATCAGGATACGCAATTTCGCCTGTTTCAATCATCATCGGCTTGCACATGTTTCGCAAGCAAAAATATCTGTCCGCATTTTCCATAATAATCGGTACGATTATTTCGATTTTCGTCTATTCAATTGCCGCCTACAAGAGCGTGATATTCATAGCCATATTCGTCGTGCTAATCTATTTTGTCATTCGCGAGGTGAATACGGTTCGAGGCGTTATATTGTTCCTTGCAGCCGCAGCGCTTGTCTGCCTGTTGTTGGGCGTAACGGGCCTCAGCGAAACGGCGCTGATCCACTGGTTCAGGCGCGCTTTCCTCGTTCCCGGCATGAATGTGCAGTACTATTTGCAAGAGTTCGGACTGGACAATGCCAGTAACATGCGCGACGCACCGGCCATCATTTCCCGGTATGTGTTCGGAGCCGACGGATCCGCAAACACCGGATTGTTTGGAAACGGCATTGCGCGTGGTGGCCTGCCCGGGATCGCCCTTGTGCTGGCCGTGTATTTTTTCATTCTCGTTCTGATCGATTCGGTCACAAGGAATGTGCCATTGCGCGTTTCCGTGCCGATCCTCTT
Protein-coding sequences here:
- a CDS encoding D-glucuronyl C5-epimerase family protein — protein: MHRTSKAILSAALAALVTLAIMNSYAQEISDLNAGLRSYLTGGPSSVRSFSSDGLPRSYSPHVEGGIISPFYVVHYGILYSETCRKSAFAGSYHWSHDASLAYWPFPPDDISIEKFKASADWLVENARVGDRGLAHLFYNFDWPYQFYPDGKLKAPWWSGLTDAYATTLLLRAWDCFGDRKYLDTAKRLYESAIAPISTGGSLSLLNGAPWIDEYVDPRMPPEELSKVLNGMIYSYHAIRGYEAFAGTGKMSSALRTSIYMNLRLYDMGYWSRYDALGSIANIKYHAIQTALIEDRRLNDGTLDGLAIRWKIGRAFPVLFYTMFGPPSVSKVQFVMTLVAMFLALFATMLLLLDRALKPQTV